AAGATTGCAAGGAATACTGTTGATAAAGTTTATCCAGACCATTCTAGTATACAGTCCGCTGTCTATGCGATAGACCCTAAAACAGGTTATGTTAAAACGTTAATCGGGGGGCGTGACTACTTAACGTCACAATATAATAGAGCGGTATCGAGTACCAGACATCCTGGTTCAACTATCAAACCTTTATTATATTATTCGGCACTAGAATATGGCTTTACCCCTACAACTACCTTTAGAAGTGAGGATACAACTTTCTATCTAAATACTGGGGAACAGTATCACCCTACAAACTATGCTGAACTTTATGCAAACAAAGATATTACTATGGCGCTAGCATTAGCGGTTTCAGATAACATTTACGCAGTAAAGACCCATCTATTTTTAGGACAAGATGTTCTACCTCAAACTGCTAGTCGTTTAGGTATTACGACTGAGATGGAACCTCTTCCTTCATTAGCGTTAGGAGCAACCGGTGTACATTTAAGTGAACTAACTACCGCCTATGCTCATTTTGCTAACTATGGACGCAAGGTAGAACCTGTTTATATTACGAAAGTCACAGACTTAGATGGAAAAGTGCTTTATGAACACCAACCAGATCCATCCCAGGTACTTAATCCCGATTTATCGTTTATGATGAACCATATGATGACTAGTATGTTTGATCCCAATATGAATGACTATATTGGCGTAACAGGCATGCAAATTTATGATGACTTAACCCATAAATATGCAGGTAAGAGTGGATCTACTGATGATGATAACTGGATGATTGGTTATAACCCTGAACTTGTAGTTGGTGTCTGGACTGGTTATGATGACAACACCGATTTACAGAATGAGGAAAACCAATTCTCTAAATATGTCTGGCAAGAAGTTATGGAGGATTATTTTATCGGAGAAGAAATCGGTTGGTTTACTCCTACTGATAATGTTGTAGGCGTACCGGTTAACCCCAATACTGGTGAATTAGCTACTCCTCGTACACGTTATTCAAAAATCATGTATTATCTAGAAAATACAGTTCCATATAGTTGATCAGATGGATTGGGACTATAAGAAAAGCGTTAACACACTATTAATCTTGTGCTACTCTTTTTAACTGTTGAAGAAATTGTTGTGACAATTTAATTATCAACAAAAATAACTCTAGATTAAGGGTAACTGTTATAATACCTTAATTCTAGAGTTTTTATTTTTGTTAAAATAGTAGTTCTATTTCGATAGTTATCCACAGGTATACCATACCTTGTGTCCTTGGTGGGTGCTGACTAACGTCCTTTTAAAGTAAGATTAATTTCTTTAACCCGATTATTTCTTAAAACCCTTAGTTTTACGTAATCACCGATATCATATTTATAAACCTTAATTCTGAAATCTCTTGAATCTTTTACATCTTCACCGTCAATTGTTAATACGACATCTCCGGCTCTTAACCCTGCCTGCTCTGCAGTAGAGCCATCCTGTATATAATTCAGGTAAACTCCCTTATTTAGTCCTGGTATGCGCGCTTGTTTCTTTAAATCATCACTCATTGTTTCAACACTCATTGGATGTACACCTAGAAATGGACGCACAACCCTTCCGTGTCTCTCTAAATCATTAATGACCTTTAAAACTAAGTTAGATGGGATTGAAAATCCTAGCCCCTCAATTTGTCCACCTGCTATCTTCATAGAGTTAATTCCAACAAGCTTACCATCTACATTGACGAGCGCTCCACCACTATTACCAGGATTGATTGCTGCATCCGTTTGAATAACCTTTGCATACCAGTCTCCTTCTCCATCTTTATTTAGATCAACAGGTACCATTCTCTCAGTAGAAGACACAATTCCAAGCGTAGCACTTCCATAAAATTCGAGTCCTAATGGATTTCCTATTGCAATTACAAACTCTCCAACTTTAATGGCTTCCGAATTTGAAAAATCCATACTCGACTCAATACTTCCACGTGGTATTTCAACTACAGCCAGGTCTGTAACATCGTCTTCACCGATTACCACTCCATTTACACGTTCATCTTCAGGAAACACGATTTCAACCTCAGTAGCCTTTTCAACAACGTGCTGATTCGTTACCACATACGCTTTATTCTTGCCAAGTTTATAGATTACTCCTGAACCCGTTCCTTTTTCTTTTCCATCCTGATAC
Above is a window of Haloplasma contractile SSD-17B DNA encoding:
- a CDS encoding S1C family serine protease gives rise to the protein MRKKVVDTAYSSLLGMILGGLLLYAIVTFTGTSDILQSKIYNKKYNVDVQTIINDAIEGTTNHVVGVVRYQDGKEKGTGSGVIYKLGKNKAYVVTNQHVVEKATEVEIVFPEDERVNGVVIGEDDVTDLAVVEIPRGSIESSMDFSNSEAIKVGEFVIAIGNPLGLEFYGSATLGIVSSTERMVPVDLNKDGEGDWYAKVIQTDAAINPGNSGGALVNVDGKLVGINSMKIAGGQIEGLGFSIPSNLVLKVINDLERHGRVVRPFLGVHPMSVETMSDDLKKQARIPGLNKGVYLNYIQDGSTAEQAGLRAGDVVLTIDGEDVKDSRDFRIKVYKYDIGDYVKLRVLRNNRVKEINLTLKGR
- a CDS encoding transglycosylase domain-containing protein, whose product is MLHDAAKHLFKYMVMMFGIAFFIFLISTVYIKMQDPPEIEDLVAIKFYTDDGSEFFELNNNQKKNWIRLEDISPHMLEAIIAIEDKHFYEHNGFDFKRIVKALMENARSMSKKYGASTITQQYAKNLYLTPEKSYIRKAKEAYYTVLLEDNYSKDEILEGYLNTIYFGHGIYGVEDASLFYFGKSASELSISESAILASIPKSPTYYSPIANFDNNQDRKRIVLIMMLEDGFIDKQEYNKSLAKSDTIIGKSPHSSEDLAPYYQDVVVNELQKLDIKEDHFYKGLKVYTTLDQKLHKIARNTVDKVYPDHSSIQSAVYAIDPKTGYVKTLIGGRDYLTSQYNRAVSSTRHPGSTIKPLLYYSALEYGFTPTTTFRSEDTTFYLNTGEQYHPTNYAELYANKDITMALALAVSDNIYAVKTHLFLGQDVLPQTASRLGITTEMEPLPSLALGATGVHLSELTTAYAHFANYGRKVEPVYITKVTDLDGKVLYEHQPDPSQVLNPDLSFMMNHMMTSMFDPNMNDYIGVTGMQIYDDLTHKYAGKSGSTDDDNWMIGYNPELVVGVWTGYDDNTDLQNEENQFSKYVWQEVMEDYFIGEEIGWFTPTDNVVGVPVNPNTGELATPRTRYSKIMYYLENTVPYS